The Populus alba chromosome 4, ASM523922v2, whole genome shotgun sequence genome contains a region encoding:
- the LOC118047375 gene encoding uncharacterized protein — protein sequence MGAEIEDNGAIQIPPTRAGHIKKRALKNKAVSVSFNEKDLRDYVTGFHKRKKKRRKEAIKQQEEKLRLKRITARKQRKLEKEFALHGGAPATNESDEYEEDHEESEPIASVNGTTKYDNGDMQVTVTTSEISREDKDNSSEKTQAAAPRLVEANKTHKLSVSKKKSFKKVSKRKSRSKPQKKRDRKKGKTKNKL from the exons ATGGGAGCTGAAATTGAGGACAATGGAGCAATACAGATACCGCCAACCCGAGCTGGGCACATAAAGAAACGAGCTCTTAAGAACAAAGCTGTATCTGTCTCTTTTAATGAGAAAGATCTCAG gGATTATGTTACCGGGTTTcataagaggaagaagaagagaaggaaggaaGCAATTAAACAACAAGAGGAGAAGTTAAGGCTCAAGCGAATCACGGCGCGCAAACAG AGGAAACTGGAAAAAGAATTTGCTTTACACGGAGGAGCACCAGCCACTAATGAAAGTGACGAGTATGAAGAGGATCATGAAGAAAGTGAGCCAATTGCATCAGTAAACG GGACAACAAAGTACGACAATGGGGACATGCAAGTCACTGTGACAACTAGTGAAATTTCACGTGAAGATAAAGATAACTCAAGTGAAAAGACACAAGCAGCAGCGCCAAGGTTGGTCGAAGCTAATAAAACGCACAAGTTATCCGTGAGCAAAAAGAAATCATTCAAGAAAGTTTCAAAACGCAAATCACGGTCAAagccacaaaaaaaaagggatagaAAGAAGGGAAAGACGAAGAACAAGCTGTAG
- the LOC118047376 gene encoding calmodulin-binding protein 60 B — protein MQARYVERSNSMAAAARGKRGLDSSSGDDEGQPDRKRPALASVIVEALKVDSLQKLCSSLEPILRRVVSEEVERALAKLGPAKLTVRSSPKRLEGPDGRNLQLHFRSRLSLPLFTAGKVEGEQGAAIHIVLIDGNTGRVVTSGPESSVKLDVIVLEGDFNNEDDDNWTQEEFESHVVKEREGKRPLLTGDLQVTLKEGVGTLGELTFTDNSSWIRSRKFRLGLKVASGCCEGIRVREAKTDAFTVKDHRGELYKKHYPPALTDEVWRLEKIGKDGSFHKRLNKAGIYSVEDFLRLVVRDSQRLRTILGSGMSNKMWDVLVEHAKTCVLSGKLYIYYPEDEKNVGVVFNNIYELSGLIANGQYYSADSLSDNQKVYVDSLVKKAYDNWMHVIEYDGKSLLDFKMNQGIDALQNEVPSVQQEFLNSYDHQVTLPTISVPVPSEQPVMDSGLTVGGYNDDMATRFSMHPQNGNLNTPFPFDATSLPSQNPMVHTSQQIQVPGSDNLLAFGPRQTSTPGFQSFGSSNLNSYKGTEDFFSEDEIRTRSHEMLENDDMQHLLRIFNMGGQGLSSFNATEDGYPFSSTNMPTAPPNYSFGDDPSCSSGKAVVGWLKLKAALRWGIFVRKKAAERRAQLVELDDS, from the exons ATGCAAGCCAGGTATGTTGAGAGATCGAATAGTATGGCGGCGGCGGCGAGAGGGAAGAGAGGACTTGATTCAAGCTCTGGTGACGATGAAGGCCAGCCTGATAGAAAAAGGCCTGCTTTAGCTAG TGTAATTGTTGAAGCTCTCAAGGTGGATAGTTTGCAGAAGCTTTGCTCATCGTTGGAGCCTATTCTTCGGCGAGTT GTTAGCGAAGAAGTAGAGCGAGCATTAGCAAAACTGGGCCCTGCCAAACTTACTGTACG GTCTTCTCCTAAACGTCTAGAAGGGCCTGATGGAAGAAACTTGCAGTTGCACTTCAGGTCCAGGTTGTCCCTCCCTCTCTTTACTGCTGGAAAAGTGGAAGGGGAGCAGGGTGCTGCTATTCATATTGTGTTGATTGATGGAAATACGGGCCGTGTTGTCACGTCTGGTCCAGAATCTTCAGTAAAACTAGATGTTATTGTGCTTGAAGGAGATTTCaacaatgaagatgatgataattgGACCCAGGAGGAATTTGAGTCTCATGTGGTTAAAGAACGCGAGGGCAAGAGACCACTTCTAACTGGGGATCTGCAAGTGACACTGAAAGAAGGTGTTGGAACGCTAGGCGAGCTGACATTTACTGACAACTCAAGCTGGATAAGAAGCAGGAAGTTCAGGCTAGGGCTGAAGGTTGCCTCAGGCTGTTGTGAAGGCATTCGCGTTCGTGAAGCAAAAACAGATGCCTTCACTGTTAAGGATCACCGTGGAGAAT TATACAAGAAGCACTATCCACCAGCATTAACGGATGAGGTTTGGAGATTGGAAAAGATTGGAAAAGATGGGTCATTTCACAAGAGGCTGAACAAAGCTGGAATATATTCAGTTGAAGACTTCCTCCGCCTAGTAGTTAGAGACTCGCAGAGGTTGCGAACT ATTCTTGGAAGTGGCATGTCAAATAAAATGTGGGATGTTCTTGTTGAGCATGCAAAGACATGTGTTCTGAGTGGGAAACTTTATATCTACTATCCTGAGGATGAGAAAAATGTTGGCGTTGTTTTCAACAATATTTATGAATTGAGTGGACTAATTGCCAACGGACAGTACTACTCAGCTGACTCTCTTTCTGACAATCAGAAG GTCTATGTTGACAGCTTGGTGAAGAAGGCTTATGATAATTGGATGCATGTTATAGAGTATGATGGCAAATCCCTTCTAGACTTCAAGATGAATCAGGGCATAGATGCTTTACAAAACGAGGTTCCATCTGTTCAACAAGAGTTTTTGAACTCATATGATCATCAGGTTACTTTACCGACCATATCAGTTCCAGTCCCTTCAGAGCAGCCTGTTATGGACTCAGGTCTAACTGTTGGAG GTTATAATGATGATATGGCTACCAGATTCTCAATGCATCCACAGAATGGAAATCTCAACACCCCTTTTCCATTTGATGCCACTTCATTACCTTCACAGAATCCTATGGTCCATACTTCACAGCAAATCCAGGTTCCGGGATCTGATAATTTACTTGCTTTTGGCCCTCGACAGACTTCTACACCTGGCTTTCAGAGTTTTGGCTCTTCGAATCTTAATTCATACAAGGGAACTGAGGATTTCTTCTCAGAAGACGAGATTCGTACGAGAAGTCATGAGATGCTTGAAAATGATGATATGCAGCATCTTCTTCGCATATTTAACATGGGAGGCCAGGGTCTCTCCTCCTTTAATGCCACCGAAGATGGGTACCCTTTCTCGTCAACAAACATGCCTACCGCACCTCCAAATTACAGCTTTGGTGATGATCCATCTTGTTCATCAGGCAAAGCTGTTGTCGGATGGCTCAAGCTCAAGGCAGCCCTGAGATGGGGCATCTTTGTCAGGAAGAAGGCTGCTGAGAGGCGAGCACAGCTCGTAGAGTTAGATGATTCTTAG